A stretch of DNA from Brevibacillus ruminantium:
GTCAATCCCTGTCCGGGCTGAATCACTCCCAGTACCCAGGCCAAAGCTGTTCCGGTTACAATCCCGATCAAAAAGTTGCCCGGTATATTGCGAACAAACAAGACGACCGTTACGATCAGTGTGGCCAGCGTCACCCATACCTGCGGGTTGGACAGATCCCCCAGCGCCACGAAGGTAGAGGGATGTGTGACGATCAGACCGCCTTTTTGCAGTCCGATAAAAGTGAGGAACAAGCCGATCCCCACCGTAATGGCTTCTTTCAGCGAATGGGGAATGGCAGCGGACAGCACGGCGGCGGCCCGTGTAAAGGCGATGACGGAAAAGATTACCCCCGATAAAAACACGGTAGCCAGCGCTTCCTGCCAAGGCAGCCCCATGGCATGGCAAAGCGTATAGGTAAACAGAGCATTAATCCCCATCCCCGGGACCAGAATAATCGGCGCATTTGCCCAAAAAGCCATCAGCAGCGAGCCCGCAAACGCAGTCAGGACCGTTGCCAGGATACCGGCCTCAAACGGAATTCCGGCATCCGCCAAAATCGACGCGTTTACCGCCATAATATAGACAATCGTAATAAACCCGATAAAGCCGGCGATGATTTCTTGTTTCACAGTCGTTTCCTCTGCACGCAGATGAAACAGCCGTTCCAATACCTGACGCATGTCCTTTGTACCTTCCTTCTTTCTTGAGCTAACTCATGTTGTACAACCAGACTTATGCTATCATAGCTTTATCGATATGAAAAATATCTGTTTTATCTTTTTATCATATCATTTTCATATGAAAGGCAGGGGTCCCCCATGGATATCCGGCAATTGCGCTATTTTATCGCCATCGCTGAGGAAGGGCAGATTACCAGTGCTGCCCGCCGTTTGCGAATGGCCCAACCCCCACTGAGCCAGCAACTGAAGCAGATGGAGGAGGAGCTCGGCGTCTCGCTGGTGGAGAGAACGGGTAAAAAAATCTCCCTGACGCAGGCTGGCCACGCTTTGTACAAGCAAGCGCTGAACCTCGTTCACCAGATGGAGGAAGCGCTCGCGGAAGTGAAGGAGACAGGCGAGGGCGTGCGCGGCGTTCTCTCGATCGGCGTGAGCGCGCTATCCTCTTATGGCTTGCCCGATCAGATCCGGCAGTTTCAAGCCCGATACCCGTTGATCACGTACAAGGTCTGGAAAGGGGATACCCAGCTTCTCAGCCAGTGGCTAGAGCAACGGACCATCGAAGTGGCGATTGTGAGGCTTCCGCATTCGCTCGCGCATTGCACCACCATCCCGCTCGTGGAGGAGAGCTTTGTCCTGATCGTGCCTGCTTCATCACCGCTTTTCGGCCAAAGCCAGATTCAGATGCGTGACATTGCCCATCTCCCTTTGATTATGCCCAGCACACCCGGGTTAGGCATTTATGAACTGCTGGTAAAAGAGTTCGCCAGCCTCGGGGTCCATCCCCATGTCATCTGTGAATGTCCCGATCTGCCGCTCATCGTCAGCATGGTGCGGGCAGGAATCGGCTCGTCCATTGTTCCCCGTTCTGCTTGGGAAACACAGTCACATGCCCAGCTCGGCTGTTTGGAGATTACGGGCACTTCTATTGCTTCCTCCTCCGCGATCGTCTGGCAGAGTGAGCGCCACCTCTCCAAAGCGGCCCGTCATTTTATTGAGATGTTTGCTCCCGGAGCTGAGCGTTTTGGCCGCTGACACAGACTTTCATCGTTGACTTCGTTTTTCACCGCTTCCTCCATCTATGCTGGGATAAACAGGCAGCTTTCGTGGGACGCTAAACCATTGATAAAAGAAAAAACGGGAGAGCAAGTTGCATGGATCAGGAGGTATGACATGACATTAACCCTCTCGCTGACGGTGGTTATCCTGTTTGTCCTGTGGGGGATCCTCGCTCCTTCCCAGTTGACAGACACAGCAACAAACGTCCTTTCTTTCACCACGTCCAACTTTGGCTGGTTCTATCTTCTGGTTACTTTTTTCTTCCTGGTATTTGGCATTTACCTGGCGTTCAGCAAATACGGCAATATCCGTCTGGGAGATGATGAAGATGAGCCGGAATACTCGACTCTCTCGTGGTTTGCCATGCTGTTTAGTGCGGGAATGGGGATTGGATTGGTCTTTTGGGGAGTAGCAGAGCCGGTGTCCCATTACTTCTCTCCTCCGGTTGGGGTTGAAGCCGAGACTCCCGAAGCTGCACGCACAGCCATGCGCTATGTTTTTTTTCACTGGGGCCTGCATCCCTGGGGAATTTATGCCGTGATCGCGCTCACACTTGCATACTTTCAATTTCGCAAAGGAGCCAAAGGCTTGATCTCGTCTGCCTTTGCCCCTCTTCTGGGAGACAGGGTAAACGGTCCGATCGGCAAGGCCATTGACATTCTGGCCGTCATTGCCACCGCTTTTGGCGTGGCGACCTCTCTCGGTCTGGGGACATTGCAGATCACCGGCGGTTTGTCCCATCTCTTTCATGTGCCCGGCACTACGACGGTTCAAATCACCGTCATCGTCATCATTACCGTCATGTATCTGTTTTCCGCCACCTCGGGCCTGGACAAAGGCATCAAGCTTTTGAGCAATGCCAATCTGCTCCTGGCCTCCGTCCTGTTGCTGCTGACGCTCCTGCTGGGTCCCACCGCCTTTCTCTTTGACAACTTTACCAACACACTCGGGAGCTACCTGCAAAATCTGGTCTCCATGAGCATGCGCCTGACTCCCTTTACGGAAAGCAACTGGATTGCGAACTGGACCCTCTTTTACTGGGCCTGGTGGATTGCCTGGGCACCCTTTGTCGGTACGTTTATCGCCAGGATATCGCGAGGTCGGACGATTAAAGAGTTTGTGATCGGTGTCCTGTTGGCCCCGACCCTGCTCAGCTTTATCTGGTTTTCCGTATTCGGGGGAACCGCTCTGCATCTGGAAATATACGAGGGTGCTCCGATCGGTGAAGCCGTCAAAAATGACGTTTCCCTCGCCTTGTTTACAACCCTGGAGCAGCTTCCTCTGGGCTATATGCTGTCGGTTGCGGCCACTGTGCTGATCATCATCTTCTTCATCACTTCTGCCGACTCGGCCACATTTGTCCTGGGGATGCTTTCCTCAGACGGCAGGATGAATCCCTCCAACCCGATCAAAATCATCTGGGGAATCCTGCAGTCCTCTATCGCCGTCGTGCTGCTCTTGAGCGGCGGGCTGCAGGGATTGCAGACGGCCTCCATCGTGGCAGCGCTGCCTTTTGCCGTCATCTTGACTTTGCTGTGCTTTTCCCTGTTGCGTGCGCTTTCCGAGGAGGATCGCCAGCTGCGGAAAAAACGGCGGGAAAACGAAAGGAAGCTGAAGCGTCTGCTGGATCAAATGTAGCAGGCTTTAATCTCTTGAGCATACGCATGGGTGTGAACTGTGCTTCTGCATCTTCCTCGGATTAAACCTGTGCTCTTTGCACCTGCTTTGGGCTGGCCATTGCATCTACTTTGGACCCTTTGCATCCGCTTTGGGAGTAAACCCGTGGCTTTGGTACGTGTAACGGGGCTGCAGTGAGAAGAATCCTGTTCCCCTGCTTGGCTCCGTACTCCGCCCGCAAGGGGGGATTTACTGTCCGCTCCACAGCGGCTGGCGGGGGTCCGCAAAAGCCGCCTCGCTTCGAGGTCATCCCAAGGTTGCGGCCCTTTTTCCCGCCATCCCCTGCTCCGCTGAGCTGGGCTACACAGTCGCACCGCAGGGGAACAGGATTCTTCTCCGAACAAGCTGCTTCTTCCCTTTTTTTAAATGATGAAAAGCAAGTTATACCTGATGAAAATAAAGATTATACCAGATGAAGAGTCATTTGGTAAAAAAAGGAATATCATTTTCGTTGAAGAGCAAACATGATCTCTTTCCGACATCGGAGAAGCTCAACCATTGCTCTTTCGATGCTTTCGAACGATCCGATTTTCTTTATAAAAGGAGGAAATCTAGATAATTGCATCAGTGATCACGCTTCCACCCAAATATTTTTAGAATCATTTTTTAAAGCTCCGGATTCGTGAAGAAGCATGTTTCCCTGCGTTGCGACTGTGGAGCCCTGCCCAGCGAAGGGGCGATTCGCGGGAAAAAGGAGCGCAACCTTGGGATGACGTCGAAGCGTTACTGCTTTTGCGTCTCCCCCGCGAATCGCCTCGGAGCGGACAGCGAACACTTCCTTGAGGGCGGAATACGGAGCTGAGCAGGGAAACATGCTTCTTCTCGCTACAGCCCGATTTCCAAGGGATTTTTTTAAAACGGTGATAGGAGGAACAAATCCCCAATTTTTAAGCATCGATCGTTCCAAAGAAAAAAGACCTGCCGCTTGTCACAGAGACCAAACAGCAGGTCTTCATACTTGTGGTTTTTCGCAATCGCTACAGCTTCCTCAATTTCACAGTTTGAATCATATGATCTTCGCCCTTCTCCAGGATGAGCCGGGCGCGGCTGCGTGTAGGCAGGATATTTTGGCGGAGGTTGGTCCCGTTGATCTGGTTCCAGATCCCCGTCGCGACCTCATTCGCCTCCTCATCCGACAGACTGGCATAGCGTTTGAAATACGATGCCGGATCGGAGAACGCTGTCTGCCGCAATAGCTTGAATCGGTCAATATACCATTTTTTAATCGCTTCTTCCTGAGCATCCACGTAAATGGAGAAATCGAAGAAGTCAGAGACGAACACTTCTGAAATCCTTCGCTGCTTTTCGTCGAGCGGCGTTTGCAGGACGTTCAAGCCCTCCACGATCAGGATATCCGGCTCCCGCACCATCTGCCATTCATCGGGCACGATGTCGTAAACCAGATGGGAATAAACCGGAGCGGCTACTTCTGGAACACCTGATTTGACGTCGGATAAAAAAGAGACCAGGCGCCCGGTGTTGTAGCTTTCCGGGAATCCTTTGCGCTGCATCAAGCCGCGCTCCTCCAGAATGCGGTTGGGATAGAGAAACCCGTCTGTCGTCACCAAATCCACCTTAGGATGGTTAGGCCAGCGCGATAAAAGCGTTTGCAAAATACGGGCTGTCGTACTCTTGCCAACAGCTACACTTCCAGCAATACCGATAATAAACGGCACTTTCTTTTCGAGATTGCCCAAAAATGTATGGGTAGCCTGATACAGCTCCTGCGTGGCGCCTACATGCAGATTGAGCAGCCGGGAAAGTGGGAGATAGATATCAGCCACTTCCGTCAGGGACAGCTTTTCGTTTAATCCCTGCAAACAAGCCAATTCTTCGTCGGAAATGGTGAGCGGTGTGGAAGCCCGCAGTCCTCTCCACTGCTCGCGACTGAACGTAACATATGGTGATGCCATCGGAACCGTACATCCTTTCTCGATCAAGTCCAATCTTCCGGTAATCCCCCATAGTGTAACACCCGGCACCTGCTCTTGGAAACAATTGATTGCACTTCCGGATGAAAAAACCCGCCGCCGGGTATCGGCAGACGGGTAGTCTGTAAGTGACAGGCAAGGCTCGTTATGATTAGCGAGCGCCCGCACCAACCGGTGTTTTTTGCGGAGGCAAAGTGACCGGCTGGCCGAGAAAAGCCTGAAGCATCCATACATGTTTTTGCAGACTGGTGCTGATTCCGAGAAACATGTCTGCTGTTGATTCGTCGTGCTCATTCTCAGCTAGAGTCATCCCTTCCTCCAGTTCGCTGACAACCTGCTGAAAATCCGCCACGACCGCTTGCACCATCGCCTCAGCCGACTCGTTTCCGGCTGCTTCTTTCAGGCTCGTCGCCTGCAGACAGGCACTCATCGTGGAGACGGGCTTTCCGCCGATCGCGAGAAGACGCTCAGCCAGTTCGTCGACATAACCGGCCGCTTCGTTGTACAACTCCTCAAACTTGGCGTGGAGGGTAAAAAATTGGGACCCGTTGACGTACCAATGGCAGTGATGGAGCTTTATGTAGAGAACGGACCAGTTGGCGATCTGTCTGTTCAATACATCTTGCACAGAACGGCTCATGTCTCATACATCCTTTCGGGATAGTTTCAACAAATAGTTTCCCGACCTGAGCCGTTGATTATTCCTGTTTGCCATTTTGCCCGCCGATCCCCCCTGCCAGAAAGCGCCTTCCTGCCTGGTTCCTCTCGCTCTTTAGACTGGATTGCTCTCCAGGAGGGAGGCCTCTGCTTGCGCTTGCAGGAAAGACAGAGCGTTGTACACTTGCATGGCCACACCGACTGCCAGACAG
This window harbors:
- a CDS encoding NCS2 family permease encodes the protein MRQVLERLFHLRAEETTVKQEIIAGFIGFITIVYIMAVNASILADAGIPFEAGILATVLTAFAGSLLMAFWANAPIILVPGMGINALFTYTLCHAMGLPWQEALATVFLSGVIFSVIAFTRAAAVLSAAIPHSLKEAITVGIGLFLTFIGLQKGGLIVTHPSTFVALGDLSNPQVWVTLATLIVTVVLFVRNIPGNFLIGIVTGTALAWVLGVIQPGQGLTGLSLDAYREVFAGFTFDRMVTLPFWVATFSLTMVIVFENIGLVHGHTQMMGQPQKFRRSLQASALSVGLSGLFGTSPTVATVESAAGIAAGARTGLASLVTGLMFLLSLFFLPLVKMIPDSAIAPVLIIIGALMLQNVQNINLRDFSEGFPAFLIIALIPLSYSIVDGIAFGFVAYPLIKLALGKRREVPALLYVVAGLFLLNMVLPMLT
- a CDS encoding LysR family transcriptional regulator: MDIRQLRYFIAIAEEGQITSAARRLRMAQPPLSQQLKQMEEELGVSLVERTGKKISLTQAGHALYKQALNLVHQMEEALAEVKETGEGVRGVLSIGVSALSSYGLPDQIRQFQARYPLITYKVWKGDTQLLSQWLEQRTIEVAIVRLPHSLAHCTTIPLVEESFVLIVPASSPLFGQSQIQMRDIAHLPLIMPSTPGLGIYELLVKEFASLGVHPHVICECPDLPLIVSMVRAGIGSSIVPRSAWETQSHAQLGCLEITGTSIASSSAIVWQSERHLSKAARHFIEMFAPGAERFGR
- a CDS encoding glycine betaine uptake BCCT transporter; the protein is MTLTLSLTVVILFVLWGILAPSQLTDTATNVLSFTTSNFGWFYLLVTFFFLVFGIYLAFSKYGNIRLGDDEDEPEYSTLSWFAMLFSAGMGIGLVFWGVAEPVSHYFSPPVGVEAETPEAARTAMRYVFFHWGLHPWGIYAVIALTLAYFQFRKGAKGLISSAFAPLLGDRVNGPIGKAIDILAVIATAFGVATSLGLGTLQITGGLSHLFHVPGTTTVQITVIVIITVMYLFSATSGLDKGIKLLSNANLLLASVLLLLTLLLGPTAFLFDNFTNTLGSYLQNLVSMSMRLTPFTESNWIANWTLFYWAWWIAWAPFVGTFIARISRGRTIKEFVIGVLLAPTLLSFIWFSVFGGTALHLEIYEGAPIGEAVKNDVSLALFTTLEQLPLGYMLSVAATVLIIIFFITSADSATFVLGMLSSDGRMNPSNPIKIIWGILQSSIAVVLLLSGGLQGLQTASIVAALPFAVILTLLCFSLLRALSEEDRQLRKKRRENERKLKRLLDQM
- the coaA gene encoding type I pantothenate kinase — translated: MASPYVTFSREQWRGLRASTPLTISDEELACLQGLNEKLSLTEVADIYLPLSRLLNLHVGATQELYQATHTFLGNLEKKVPFIIGIAGSVAVGKSTTARILQTLLSRWPNHPKVDLVTTDGFLYPNRILEERGLMQRKGFPESYNTGRLVSFLSDVKSGVPEVAAPVYSHLVYDIVPDEWQMVREPDILIVEGLNVLQTPLDEKQRRISEVFVSDFFDFSIYVDAQEEAIKKWYIDRFKLLRQTAFSDPASYFKRYASLSDEEANEVATGIWNQINGTNLRQNILPTRSRARLILEKGEDHMIQTVKLRKL
- a CDS encoding Dps family protein, whose product is MSRSVQDVLNRQIANWSVLYIKLHHCHWYVNGSQFFTLHAKFEELYNEAAGYVDELAERLLAIGGKPVSTMSACLQATSLKEAAGNESAEAMVQAVVADFQQVVSELEEGMTLAENEHDESTADMFLGISTSLQKHVWMLQAFLGQPVTLPPQKTPVGAGAR